From the genome of Eucalyptus grandis isolate ANBG69807.140 chromosome 2, ASM1654582v1, whole genome shotgun sequence, one region includes:
- the LOC104427232 gene encoding protein indeterminate-domain 12: protein MFPATMSNSTTLSDEASVSSGARVLDFCSFNHNTDTTNKNNQENSLQQQPQQLITTVHNNSPQHQQQKKIRKKRSLPGNPDPDAEVIALSPKTLMATNRFVCEICNKGFQRDQNLQLHRRGHNLPWKLKQRSGKDQVVRKRAYVCPEPTCVHHHPSRALGDLTGIKKHYCRKHGEKKWKCEKCSKIYAVQSDWKAHSKTCGTREYRCDCGTLFSRKDSFVTHRAFCDALAEESARLSASQLTTVDPNIPLHHRHLHPPPTLFPLPSFLSNPPPQPTTHVSLAPNWDPPQNPSYPPRVHVKPETLRFQVPLLSSQPQLIFQERPSHKAMITTPFQALHGTAAGTSPHLSATALLQKATTMGSVATSAIGHHHHHHSARSASHIASLSVGADYGAPSVPPELVKELAASPLESLGAWRKSDGLTRDFLGLTGEVNAGSGRVNVGDLLGFTKGMELQQAYKREQSALKISDGFGFADQNNASCFSDLE from the exons ATGTTTCCTGCAACCATGTCGAATTCCACTACTTTGTCTGATGAAGCAAGTGTCTCTTCTGGTGCAAGAGTGTTGGATTTTTGCAGCTTCAACCACAACACCGATACTACCAACAAGAACAACCAAGAAAATTCACTGCAACAACAGCCTCAACAACTGATCACCACCGTTCACAACAACTCTCCACAGCATCAGCAGCAGAAGAAGATCAGGAAGAAGAGAAGCCTCCCCGGAAACCCAG ACCCAGATGCAGAAGTGATTGCGCTGTCCCCAAAGACCCTCATGGCCACGAACAGGTTCGTGTGCGAGATCTGCAACAAGGGCTTCCAGAGGGACCAGAACCTGCAGCTCCACAGGAGAGGCCACAACCTCCCATGGAAGTTGAAGCAGAGGAGTGGCAAAGACCAGGTGGTTAGGAAGAGGGCTTATGTGTGCCCTGAGCCTACCTGTGTCCACCACCACCCTTCGAGGGCTCTCGGTGACCTCACAGGGATCAAGAAGCACTACTGCAGGAAGCATGgagagaagaagtggaagtgTGAGAAATGCTCCAAGATTTATGCGGTCCAGTCTGATTGGAAGGCTCACTCCAAGACCTGTGGAACCAGAGAGTATCGATGTGACTGTGGCACTCTCTTCTCCAG GAAGGACAGCTTTGTGACACACAGAGCATTTTGTGATGCACTAGCTGAGGAGAGTGCAAGGCTCTCGGCGAGTCAACTTACCACCGTTGACCCAAATATCCCTCTTCACCACCGCCACCTTCACCCACCGCCcactctcttccctctcccctCCTTCCTCTCCAACCCGCCACCGCAGCCAACAACCCACGTTTCGCTCGCCCCTAACTGGGATCCACCCCAAAACCCTAGCTACCCTCCGCGGGTCCATGTAAAACCTGAAACCCTCCGTTTCCAAGTCCCTCTGCTCTCCTCACAACCACAACTCATCTTTCAAGAGCGGCCCAGCCACAAGGCCATGATCACCACACCCTTCCAAGCCCTCCACGGCACTGCTGCTGGCACATCGCCGCACCTCTCCGCCACCGCGCTGCTCCAGAAGGCCACCACCATGGGCTCGGTGGCCACTTCTGCCATTggccaccatcatcatcatcactcaGCTCGCTCGGCCAGCCACATTGCATCGCTCAGTGTGGGGGCTGACTATGGCGCACCAAGTGTTCCCCCAGAGCTCGTCAAAGAGCTGGCAGCATCACCACTGGAGAGCCTTGGGGCTTGGCGGAAGAGCGACGGGTTGACCAGGGACTTCCTGGGGCTGACCGGAGAGGTCAACGCCGGGAGCGGGAGGGTCAACGTGGGGGACTTGCTAGGGTTCACTAAGGGGATGGAGCTTCAACAGGCGTACAAGCGCGAGCAATCTGCGTTGAAGATTAGTGACGGTTTTGGCTTTGCGGATCAGAACAATGCAAGCTGCTTCTCAGACTTGGAGTGA